A genomic segment from Polyangium mundeleinium encodes:
- a CDS encoding NmrA/HSCARG family protein, whose amino-acid sequence MTNATTSDSILAMGVKASDPILVTGATGRQGGAVARALLARGAPVHVLVRDVEAAGARALGELGATLVRGDFDDPASLRAACAGARGVFSVQMPNLKNLEGDDEQRQGKNLVEAARAAGVPQFVHTSVSGSGEYQRRQPGWGSPESNVHYWESKEYIEDLARAGGFRSFTLLKPAFFMENFVRPSFLFANWVEDRLLTMLAPDTVLSLVAMQDIGAAAAAAFTDPVAWKGVELELAGDRRSMREIAAVLSEVLRTPIEAPSLTAEEALAQGLWPAFVVSQQRMNVVDSPARPEHARAHGLATTDFRTWAKAHLGRREATKAAGANA is encoded by the coding sequence ATGACGAATGCAACGACATCCGATTCGATTCTCGCAATGGGTGTGAAGGCGTCCGATCCGATCCTCGTGACGGGCGCGACGGGCAGGCAGGGGGGCGCGGTCGCGCGGGCGCTGCTCGCGCGCGGGGCGCCGGTGCACGTGCTGGTGCGCGACGTGGAGGCGGCAGGGGCGCGGGCGCTCGGCGAGCTCGGCGCGACGCTGGTGCGCGGCGACTTCGACGATCCCGCATCGCTGCGGGCGGCCTGCGCCGGGGCCCGCGGGGTGTTCTCGGTGCAAATGCCGAACCTGAAGAACCTCGAAGGCGACGACGAGCAGCGGCAGGGGAAGAACCTCGTGGAGGCGGCACGGGCGGCGGGCGTGCCGCAGTTCGTGCATACGTCGGTCTCTGGCTCGGGGGAGTACCAGCGCCGGCAGCCGGGGTGGGGCTCGCCGGAGTCGAACGTCCACTACTGGGAGAGCAAGGAGTACATCGAGGATCTCGCGCGCGCCGGGGGCTTCCGCTCGTTCACCTTGCTGAAGCCGGCGTTCTTCATGGAGAACTTCGTGCGGCCGTCGTTCCTGTTCGCGAACTGGGTGGAGGACCGGCTCCTGACGATGCTCGCGCCGGACACGGTGCTCTCGCTGGTGGCGATGCAGGACATCGGGGCGGCGGCCGCGGCGGCCTTCACGGACCCGGTGGCGTGGAAGGGGGTCGAGCTGGAGCTTGCGGGAGACAGGCGGTCGATGCGGGAGATCGCGGCGGTCCTCTCGGAGGTGCTCCGCACGCCCATCGAGGCGCCCTCGCTCACCGCGGAGGAGGCGCTCGCCCAGGGGCTCTGGCCGGCCTTCGTCGTCTCGCAGCAGCGGATGAACGTCGTCGACAGCCCCGCCCGACCGGAGCACGCGCGCGCGCACGGACTCGCGACCACGGACTTCAGGACCTGGGCGAAG